A part of Streptomyces sp. NBC_01451 genomic DNA contains:
- a CDS encoding GntR family transcriptional regulator produces MSPAPESKQDRRPPYQHAADEIRRDILQGRIKPGEQMPSIRELQERFGVANMTARSALNVLRDEGLIYTIHGRGSFVADHNAGGESSANYTAPVWYLANRDEKQGQAEPGEGGPDDTEAAADAGTTLTEVLTALRDEIRALSADHQELRREVEELKAAQQPKP; encoded by the coding sequence ATGAGCCCCGCGCCAGAGAGCAAGCAGGACCGCCGGCCGCCGTATCAGCACGCTGCCGACGAGATTCGGCGCGACATCTTGCAGGGGCGGATCAAGCCGGGCGAGCAGATGCCGTCCATCCGCGAGCTACAGGAACGCTTCGGCGTGGCCAACATGACCGCGAGGTCCGCGCTCAACGTGCTGCGGGACGAAGGCCTGATCTACACGATCCACGGTCGGGGCAGCTTCGTCGCAGACCACAACGCCGGCGGGGAGTCCTCGGCGAACTACACCGCTCCGGTTTGGTACTTGGCGAACAGGGACGAGAAGCAGGGCCAGGCCGAGCCGGGCGAGGGTGGCCCCGACGACACCGAAGCTGCCGCAGACGCCGGGACCACCCTTACCGAAGTACTCACCGCACTACGTGACGAGATCCGTGCCCTCAGCGCTGATCATCAGGAACTGCGGCGCGAGGTCGAGGAGCTGAAGGCAGCTCAGCAGCCGAAGCCGTAG
- a CDS encoding SCO3933 family regulatory protein: MARIRVGLLPTSSFMVGTLPVPKYADQEKTQFATDRETGAKLYTITLFFMEEDRAEALKITVPETGLPNGLRPGVPVMPVELFATPWARIFNGSLSDGIAYRAGRLDLVAPAAEAA; this comes from the coding sequence ATGGCACGCATCCGTGTTGGCCTGCTTCCCACCTCTTCGTTCATGGTCGGCACCCTGCCGGTGCCGAAGTACGCGGACCAGGAGAAGACGCAGTTCGCCACCGACCGTGAGACCGGCGCGAAGCTCTACACGATCACCCTCTTCTTCATGGAGGAGGACCGTGCCGAGGCTCTGAAGATCACCGTTCCGGAAACCGGTCTGCCCAACGGGCTCCGGCCCGGTGTCCCGGTCATGCCGGTGGAGCTGTTCGCCACTCCGTGGGCGCGCATCTTCAACGGCTCGCTCTCGGACGGCATCGCCTACCGCGCGGGCCGACTTGACCTGGTGGCCCCGGCCGCTGAGGCGGCGTGA
- a CDS encoding cell division protein FtsK, whose product MKDPNAPAQGIFGQVPLVVALALAMLAGWAAWWIVRYVRADAMTRQSIRQAIRVRWGWKRLAPMLKLSATDKTPTALASLATANGKPIKPRVLIPALKVKHDAYGVIARAQCLPGVGLQQFQKAGPHLADAWRCTRVAVTQDKPGQVLIRGVRLDPLKFPTEHHPTGEPPEETAQWDLGLDEYAQPVSVNLTQVPGVTVAGLPGFGKTSLINRLLADWAPSPAVQFACADGKVSAAYEGDYADWVKRMFAFVGDDLEEANKLFRQLVELRRARSASVRQVLGVKSMWDIGPSESWPLVVLIVDEAHTYFRDHKGSDQQTKKLAALAAENARLVEDLVKKGRSVGLLVILTTQKSTGDAIPTFIRDVCPVGLSFAQKTAEAAVAALGDEIREWPDANPINLQDPTYVGVASMNHQSQPGFTRIRTPYVPDAEAARIAEETANLTIDPSTLLAAFIGPRTTDVDLTKLDA is encoded by the coding sequence ATGAAGGATCCGAACGCCCCGGCGCAGGGGATCTTCGGTCAAGTCCCGCTCGTCGTCGCCCTGGCGCTCGCCATGCTCGCCGGATGGGCGGCCTGGTGGATAGTCCGCTACGTTCGCGCCGATGCCATGACCCGCCAGTCCATACGGCAGGCCATACGCGTGCGGTGGGGCTGGAAGCGGCTCGCGCCGATGCTCAAGCTGTCGGCCACCGACAAGACCCCGACCGCGCTGGCGTCACTGGCGACCGCGAACGGCAAGCCCATCAAACCGCGCGTCCTAATTCCCGCCCTGAAGGTGAAGCACGACGCGTATGGCGTGATCGCGCGGGCACAGTGCCTCCCCGGCGTCGGTCTCCAGCAATTCCAGAAGGCGGGCCCACACCTCGCAGACGCCTGGCGTTGCACACGGGTCGCGGTCACCCAGGACAAGCCTGGGCAGGTCCTCATCCGGGGTGTGCGACTGGACCCACTGAAGTTCCCCACCGAGCACCACCCCACGGGTGAACCACCGGAGGAGACAGCCCAGTGGGATCTGGGCCTGGACGAGTACGCGCAACCCGTATCCGTGAACCTCACGCAGGTGCCCGGCGTGACCGTGGCCGGCCTTCCCGGCTTCGGCAAGACCAGCCTGATCAACCGGCTCCTCGCCGACTGGGCACCCTCGCCCGCAGTGCAGTTCGCCTGCGCGGACGGCAAGGTGTCGGCTGCGTACGAAGGTGACTACGCGGACTGGGTCAAGCGCATGTTCGCCTTCGTGGGCGATGACCTGGAAGAGGCCAACAAGCTGTTCCGGCAACTCGTGGAGCTGCGCCGCGCCCGGTCGGCATCGGTGCGCCAGGTACTCGGGGTGAAGTCCATGTGGGACATCGGACCTTCCGAGAGCTGGCCCCTGGTCGTGCTGATCGTCGACGAAGCGCACACCTACTTCCGCGACCACAAGGGAAGCGACCAACAGACGAAGAAGCTGGCCGCGCTCGCCGCCGAGAACGCCCGGCTCGTGGAAGACCTGGTGAAGAAGGGCCGGTCCGTGGGACTGCTCGTCATCCTCACCACTCAGAAGTCCACGGGCGACGCGATACCCACCTTCATCCGCGACGTGTGCCCCGTGGGCCTGAGCTTCGCCCAGAAGACCGCCGAAGCCGCCGTGGCCGCTCTCGGTGACGAGATCCGGGAATGGCCGGACGCCAACCCCATCAACCTCCAGGACCCCACCTACGTCGGCGTCGCGTCGATGAACCACCAGTCGCAACCCGGCTTCACCCGCATTCGTACGCCCTACGTACCCGACGCGGAAGCGGCTCGCATCGCCGAAGAGACAGCGAACCTCACCATCGACCCGTCAACCCTGCTGGCAGCCTTTATCGGCCCTCGCACGACGGACGTGGATCTCACGAAACTCGACGCCTGA
- a CDS encoding DUF2637 domain-containing protein yields MTEDRITQRTITAVMIVIAALAFVFSFGNVWSLALRLGVPGPIAPLIAPMVDLSVVGLLVALRYLSLRGLPAEQMTAATRLMHFSGLLTLALNVAEPIVTGHYGRAAVDAVAPLLLLGWGSVGPQLLRAFHTVARPAIPASLPDEIESEPETGSDVSRLAVPLTIPAPAPAPAAPHVAPAPASPAVKVPEPLLTEARSIATSHRTEHGEPITVAQLKTRLGIGLPMATALHAAL; encoded by the coding sequence ATGACAGAAGACCGGATCACCCAGCGCACGATCACCGCCGTCATGATCGTCATTGCCGCGCTGGCGTTCGTCTTCTCCTTCGGCAACGTCTGGTCCCTCGCGCTCCGCCTCGGCGTCCCCGGCCCGATCGCACCGCTCATCGCCCCAATGGTGGACCTGTCCGTGGTCGGCCTCCTGGTCGCACTTCGCTACCTCTCCCTGCGCGGCCTTCCGGCCGAACAGATGACGGCCGCGACCCGCCTCATGCACTTCTCCGGACTACTGACCCTCGCCCTCAACGTCGCCGAACCGATCGTCACCGGACACTACGGCCGCGCCGCCGTCGACGCGGTGGCCCCGCTACTCCTCCTCGGCTGGGGCTCCGTCGGCCCGCAACTCCTCCGCGCCTTCCACACCGTTGCGCGCCCCGCCATACCGGCTTCCCTGCCGGACGAGATCGAGTCAGAGCCTGAGACGGGCTCTGACGTATCCCGCCTTGCGGTGCCTCTCACCATTCCGGCCCCCGCACCGGCCCCCGCCGCTCCTCACGTGGCCCCGGCTCCTGCCTCGCCTGCGGTCAAGGTGCCTGAGCCGCTGCTGACCGAAGCACGCTCCATCGCCACGTCCCACCGCACCGAGCACGGCGAACCGATCACGGTGGCCCAGCTCAAGACGCGACTCGGGATCGGCCTGCCGATGGCCACCGCGCTTCACGCCGCTCTGTAG
- a CDS encoding replication initiator, with protein MRRPLDLRHVISPGLRDLVELANTDDFDRVTEQVRDLRGCTSPVNLHGWTITTDQTTNQVIRSYRSEDEPTGRLLTTCGNRRASRCPACSRLYAADTYHLIKAGLSGGKNVAETVRDHPRAFVTLTAPSFGPVHNRPTTDAGKPRPCSCGENHVQDAPELGTPLRPARYDYSGAVLWNAHAGALWARFTTYLRRALAEHLGMTQKALNAALRISFAKVAEYQQRGLVHFHAVVRFDGPDGHTTAPPPWATFDALQVAVGLAVERARLIVESDAVGERVIRWGDRFKVDQISALGDGELTDAKVAGYVAKYATKNAEGAGTVDRTLVCRPCAGRGYVRGPDGFRDLCEDCDGTGQAEPITNLAVQQHARQMIRTAWALGHLPEFAHLKLWKWAHMLGFRGHFSSKSRAYSTTLGALRDVRRAWRTAQAEAARLRAGLPVDDENTTLVTASSWTYLSSGYRPGEELLAAQVRHDRAHTERLKREGLLPA; from the coding sequence ATGCGCCGCCCCCTCGACCTGCGCCACGTCATCAGCCCCGGCCTGCGGGACCTGGTCGAACTGGCCAACACCGACGACTTCGACCGAGTCACCGAGCAGGTCCGCGACCTTCGAGGCTGCACCAGCCCGGTCAACCTGCACGGCTGGACCATCACCACCGACCAGACCACCAACCAAGTGATCCGCTCCTACCGCTCCGAGGACGAACCCACCGGCCGTCTCCTCACCACCTGCGGCAACCGCCGCGCCTCCCGCTGCCCCGCCTGCTCCCGCCTCTACGCCGCCGACACCTACCACCTGATCAAGGCCGGACTGTCCGGCGGCAAGAACGTCGCCGAAACCGTCCGCGACCACCCCCGGGCCTTCGTCACCCTCACCGCCCCGTCCTTCGGCCCCGTCCACAACCGCCCCACGACCGACGCGGGCAAGCCCCGCCCCTGCTCCTGCGGTGAGAACCACGTCCAGGACGCTCCCGAACTCGGCACCCCACTGCGCCCGGCACGCTACGACTACAGCGGCGCCGTGCTGTGGAACGCCCATGCCGGGGCCCTGTGGGCACGCTTCACCACCTACCTGCGCCGAGCCCTCGCCGAGCACCTCGGCATGACCCAGAAGGCACTCAACGCGGCCCTCCGCATCTCCTTCGCCAAAGTCGCCGAGTACCAACAGCGCGGCCTGGTCCACTTCCACGCTGTCGTCCGCTTCGACGGTCCCGACGGCCACACCACCGCACCACCGCCCTGGGCCACCTTCGACGCTCTCCAAGTGGCCGTCGGCCTGGCGGTCGAACGTGCCCGGCTCATCGTCGAATCGGACGCGGTCGGCGAACGCGTCATCCGGTGGGGCGACCGCTTCAAGGTGGATCAGATCTCGGCCCTGGGAGACGGCGAACTCACGGACGCCAAGGTCGCCGGTTACGTCGCCAAGTACGCCACCAAGAACGCCGAGGGCGCGGGCACCGTGGACCGCACCCTCGTATGCCGCCCCTGCGCCGGACGCGGCTACGTACGCGGCCCCGACGGCTTCCGCGACCTGTGCGAGGACTGCGACGGCACCGGCCAAGCCGAACCCATCACCAACCTCGCCGTCCAGCAGCACGCCCGGCAGATGATCCGCACCGCCTGGGCGCTCGGCCACCTTCCCGAGTTCGCCCACCTCAAGCTCTGGAAGTGGGCGCACATGCTCGGCTTCCGCGGCCACTTCTCCAGCAAATCCCGCGCCTACTCGACCACCCTCGGCGCACTCCGCGACGTACGCCGTGCCTGGCGAACAGCTCAGGCCGAAGCCGCCCGCCTCCGGGCCGGCCTTCCGGTCGACGACGAGAACACCACCCTCGTCACCGCCTCCTCGTGGACCTACCTCAGCAGCGGCTACCGCCCCGGCGAAGAACTCCTCGCCGCCCAGGTCCGCCACGACAGAGCCCACACCGAACGCCTCAAGCGAGAAGGGCTACTGCCTGCATGA
- a CDS encoding helix-turn-helix domain-containing protein, which translates to MTTAVLTVDQVAERLGISRWKVHDLIRSRELASFKIGRCRRISEAAVDAYVSHRTEQEAA; encoded by the coding sequence ATGACGACGGCCGTACTCACCGTGGACCAGGTCGCCGAGCGGCTCGGCATCAGCCGCTGGAAGGTCCACGACCTGATCCGCTCCCGCGAACTCGCCTCGTTCAAGATCGGCCGCTGCCGACGAATCAGCGAAGCCGCCGTGGACGCCTACGTATCCCACCGCACCGAACAGGAAGCCGCCTGA